A stretch of the Malus sylvestris chromosome 10, drMalSylv7.2, whole genome shotgun sequence genome encodes the following:
- the LOC126586571 gene encoding GDP-L-fucose synthase 1-like: protein MHYSSKYNMSGAKNNATSPSFLSDKSAKVFVAGHRGLVGSAIVRKLHALGFTSLVLRTHAELDLTRQADVESFFAAEKPQFLILAAAKVGGIHANNTYPADFIAVNLQIQTNVIDAAYRFGVKKLLFLGSSCIYPKFAPQPIPENALLTGPLEPTNEWYAIAKIAGIKMCQAYRIQYSWDAISGMPTNLYGPHDNFHPENSHVLPALMRRFHEAKVKGAEEVVVWGTGSPLREFLHVDDLADGVVFMMDSYSGLEHVNVGSGKEVTIKELAELVKEVVGFEGRLVWDSTKPDGTPRKLMDSSKLAGLGWTPKISLKDGLVDTYSWYLENVKQ, encoded by the exons ATGCACTACTCAAGCAAATACAACATGAGTGGCGCCAAGAaca atGCCACTTCGCCTTCCTTCCTCTCTGACAAATCGGCGAAGGTTTTCGTAGCCGGCCACCGCGGCCTCGTCGGCTCCGCCATCGTCCGCAAGCTCCATGCCCTAGGCTTCACCAGCCTCGTCCTCCGCACCCACGCCGAGCTCGACCTCACTCGCCAGGCCGACGTCGAGTCCTTTTTCGCCGCCGAGAAACCCCAATTCTTGATCCTCGCCGCCGCTAAAGTCGGTGGCATTCACGCCAATAACACGTACCCGGCGGATTTCATCGCCGTCAATCTCCAGATCCAGACCAATGTCATAGACGCCGCCTACCGATTTGGAGTCAAGAAGCTCTTGTTCCTTGGCTCCTCCTGCATTTACCCCAAATTCGCTCCTCAGCCCATCCCGGAGAACGCATTGCTGACGGGACCACTGGAGCCTACCAACGAGTGGTACGCCATCGCCAAGATCGCCGGGATCAAGATGTGCCAGGCGTATCGGATTCAGTACAGTTGGGATGCAATTTCTGGGATGCCCACCAATTTGTATGGGCCGCATGACAACTTTCACCCTGAAAATTCGCACGTGTTGCCGGCATTGATGAGGCGGTTTCACGAGGCAAAGGTGAAAGGGGCggaggaggtggtggtgtgGGGGACTGGAAGCCCCCTGAGAGAGTTTTTGCACGTGGACGATTTGGCAGATGGAGTGGTGTTCATGATGGACAGTTATAGTGGGTTGGAGCATGTCAATGTGGGGAGTGGCAAGGAAGTGACAATTAAGGAGTTGGCTGAGCTTGTCAAGGAGGTTGTTGGGTTCGAGGGCCGACTTGTTTGGGACTCTACCAAGCCCGATGGAACTCCGAGGAAGCTCATGGATAGCTCAAAGCTTGCAGGGTTGGGGTGGACACCGAAGATCTCGCTGAAAGACGGGCTTGTTGATACTTATAGCTGGTACTTGGAGAATGTCAAGCAATAA
- the LOC126586570 gene encoding uncharacterized protein LOC126586570, with product MTSQQSHKPHADSIAATPKPTFKTMQGAQNTTAFRSIFDAGELNSELEKSGVKPSFIPNLWKQVIQNPDAQFDQIPSLPSAAYPLLTSKFKTLTSSVHKVMDSSDQLTTKLLIKLQNGALVEAVIMRYDSRLGRYDGKPRPGGPRSTLCVSSQVGCKMGCTFCATGSMGFKSNLTSGEIVEQLVHASRIAPIRNVVFMGMGEPLNNYGSLVEAVHVMTGSPFHLSPKKITVSTVGIIHAIKKLHSDLPGLNLAVSLHAPVQEIRCQIMPAARAFPLVKLMDALQEYQKNTQQKIFIEYIMLDGVNDEEHHAHQLGKLLETFQVVINLIPFNPIGILSKFTTSNENKVTRFQKILRGTYGIRTTVRKEMGQDISGACGQLVVNLPNKSSTENTLTDIEDLQVR from the exons ATGACTTCACAGCAGAGCCATAAGCCACACGCCGACTCCATTGCTGCAACACCCAAACCAACATTCAAAACTATGCAAGGTGCGCAAAATACGACGGCGTTTCGATCAATCTTCGACGCCGGAGAGCTGAATTCGGAACTGGAAAAGTCCGGGGTCAAGCCCAGCTTCATCCCCAACTTATGGAAGCAGGTGATCCAAAACCCTGATGCCCAATTCGACCAAATTCCATCTCTGCCCTCGGCAGCGTATCCTCTCCTAACCTCCAaattcaaaaccctaacctCCTCTGTCCACAAGGTCATGGACTCCTCAGACCAACTCACCACCAAGCTCCTCATAAAACTGCAG aatGGGGCTCTTGTGGAAGCTGTGATTATGCGATACGACAGCCGCTTGGGGAGGTATGATGGGAAGCCCCGCCCTGGTGGTCCTAGGTCCACCTTGTGTGTATCATCTCAG GTTGGTTGCAAAATGGGTTGTACTTTCTGTGCTACTGGGAGTATGGGGTTTAAGAGCAATCTGACCTCGGGGGAGATTGTGGAGCAGTTGGTTCATGCTTCTCGCATTGCGCCTATACGCAATGTTGTGTTCATG GGAATGGGGGAACCTTTGAATAATTATGGTTCCTTGGTGGAAGCAGTTCATGTCATGACTGGATCACCATTTCACTTGTCACCTAAGAAAATTACTGTATCGACG GTTGGTATTATTCATGCTATCAAAAAGCTTCATAGTGATCTTCCAGGTCTGAATTTAGCAGTTTCACTGCATGCACCAGTCCAAGAAATCCGTTGTCAGATAATGCCTGCAGCTCGGGCTTTTCCTTTAGTAAAGCTTATGGATGCACTGCAAGAATATCAAAAGAACAC TCAGCAGAAAATCTTCATTGAGTACATAATGCTTGATGGAGTGAATGATGAAGAGCACCATGCACACCAACTCGGAAAATTGCTAGAGACATTTCAAGTG GTAATTAATTTAATACCTTTTAATCCAATCGGTATTCTGAGTAAATTCACAACCAGTAACGAAAACAAAGTAACAAGATTCCAGAAAATTCTACGAGGCACTTATGGTATCCGAACGACAGTACGTAAGGAAATGGGTCAGGATATAAGTGGAGCATGTGGTCAGTTGGTAGTGAACTTACCCAACAAGAGCTCAACTGAGAACACTCTAACTGATATAGAAGATCTTCAGGTCAGATAG
- the LOC126584760 gene encoding uncharacterized protein LOC126584760: MEGLIPFLLHAIKKQRPQHKFRSFSVSESNSNRSYHLLISGQDSLEGSSHRRTRSEFQPPTFNKQEGGVSAVAPSVLVGSKMGSYPYQGSNVGMARRK, from the coding sequence ATGGAAGGTTTGATTCCATTTCTTCTTCATGCAATCAAGAAGCAAAGGCCTCAGCACAAGTTCAGATCGTTTTCTGTTTCTGAGAGCAACTCCAACCGTAGCTACCATCTTCTGATTAGCGGCCAGGATTCATTGGAGGGCTCGTCTCACCGCCGGACACGGTCGGAATTCCAGCCTCCCACCTTCAATAAGCAAGAAGGCGGTGTTTCCGCTGTTGCTCCTTCGGTGCTCGTTGGATCGAAGATGGGGTCGTATCCTTACCAAGGCTCTAATGTGGGCATGGCTAGAAGGAAGTGA
- the LOC126586572 gene encoding EPIDERMAL PATTERNING FACTOR-like protein 4: protein MQAAANPRNLLFALLLTMLISSRLVHSGHFTSSPSLSPSPSPAVGNPTANDHEPSKGKGTVNKLRRGSFPATCRSKCDECEPCMPVQVSVRAMSSEENEYYPQVWKCVCGDSIFSP, encoded by the exons ATGCAAGCAGCAGCAAATCCTAGAAACCTTCTGTTTGCCCTCTTGCTCACCATGCTCATTTCTTCTCGCTTGGTTCACTCCGGGCACTTCACCAGCTCTCCATCACTGTCTCCATCACCTTCGCCA GCTGTAGGAAATCCAACGGCAAATGATCATGAACCATCTAAAGGGAAAGGGACTGTTAACAAGTTAAGGAGAGGGTCATTTCCGGCTACTTGTCGTTCAAAATGTGACGAGTGCGAGCCTTGCATGCCAGTTCAAGTATCTGTCCGAGCAATGTCATCGGAAGAGAACGAGTACTATCCACAGGTTTGGAAATGTGTCTGCGGTGATAGCATATTTTCCCCTTAA